In bacterium, the DNA window GCGCAATAGCTCGCTCTTGGTCGGTAGCTTTGTCTGGCAAAGTTTGAGAAATATCTTGCGTCAACCACATATGAATACGTTGAAGCGCCTCAAAATCAAGCTCCGTCCCATCTGACAACGAAAGTAAAAAGACGACCACCGAATTAATATTACCAAGTAATGGTACAACACATGAAGTATGATCAGAAATTTTTTCGTCAAGCAAACTCGTACAATTATTTTGCTGTATCAAAGATCTAACACCGCCTACCCATTGCCCAATAACAGCATCCCGTACGCTGCAATCAAGAGCGCCAAAGCGTTCCATTTCTGCATATGTCGCTTCCAAGCGTAACCACAAACCATAATTGCAACACTGAGCAAACGAATCTCGTAATGCCGGCAATTGGCTATCGGCATCATACTTAGTAAAATAATCGCCAAACGCAGCCGGAATGTTACTACTTTGGTTCTGAAATTCCAGCGCTTCATCAGGCGTAAGAAACACTAATCCAGAAAATGGCGGGCCTGCAAAAAATTTTGACCCGGTAATGAAAACATTAAACTGTGCCTCCAAATAAGTACGAATGATAGTATCATCAACACGTGATTGTGCCGCATCAACAATAACGATCAAATTTTTACCATATAAATTTTTCATGCGCTTTACAAAATCAAAAGACGGAACAGAAAGTCCAGTTTTTGAGAAATGCACCAAATGCACAACAGCTATTTGATTTTCTTGCCCAACAACACGCGCAAGCGTTGCTTCAATTTGATTTTCAACATCACGTAATTCACTCACACTACCATCAATCTGATTGCGCGCATTAATTTTTATGCCTTGCACTACCCCTACCGGCAACCCAGCAAGACTTGTACCAATTTTGACACGTCCACCACTTGGCAAATAATCTGACAAATGAGTACACATCGCACCAGCATACGACAAACTACCAACTTCACCTGCTGCCGTTAAAATTGTCGTTACTAATGGTTGGCCACTGACATACGCACGAGACTTCCACAACGGATGCCGAGCAAGGGCCGCCAACGTCATAATCATTTCAGCGTCAGAACCTGATGGCGTCGTTACAATGCAACTATCTTGGGCATGAAAATACTGTTTAAATTGACGACGTAAAGATTCCATTGCCTGGTCAAAACATTGTTCAAGAGTTGATGACTGCAAAGCTTTTTTTAAAAGAGAACGACGCATAAACTCAGCTCGTTGGTACGCATGCATCGATGGTGAACTGCTGGTACAACTTGAGCGCATAATCACGTCAACACTTGGCAACGACGAAGTATAATATTTATTAAGACCAGTCTGCGAGGAAACAAATAACCGATCATCACCACCCTGCGTCATCAAAATATGCGCAGGTATGGCCAACGATAGCACATCAATAGCGGCAAGTACGGCAGCCTTAATCGGTGCTTGAAGCTCTGAAATGTTATCGTACTTTTCTAAAAGATACTGCCCCAAAAGTGCTGCTTTGTCTGCTGCTAGTGCGTTGTCATTTATTAATTGTTGAAAATCAATGACCAGCCTTTTTTCGAGTGAAGATTCGTTGCCAATAAGTTCTTGATAACGCTCTTGTGCCGAGCGAGAAAATGACTGTAAATAACTCAATGCATAATGTTTAGAAAGTAACTCGTAAAGCATATGTTGCTGAATAGTTTGCTCATCATTTTCATCCAACAAAGAAGCAAAATGCAAACTATAAGCACTATTAACCGCAACAACAACATCATTAATATCAGCATCTCGAGATAAAGAAACTATGCCTTGTTGGCAAATGGCTCTCGTACATTCATGAGTTTGAACAATCTGTGAAGAAACGCCAGTTTTTAAAAAAACATCAAGTTCTGGCCGAACTTTAAAATGTGTTTCCATTTCTACGATTTTGTCCCCCAAAAGCCCCCTCATGAAACAATACGCAAAAGCTAATAATACTACTTTCTTCATGCTCTCCCCCGTCAAAAAACTTCTTCTCCATCTCTCTATCCAATGAAATAAATGCTTCACTATGATAGCAAAAAAGATATTAGCAAAAAAGTTTTTTTTAAATCAAGATTATCGTAAACCAGCATGCTTTTCGTCTTATTTCAAGATCATTGACCCCTTGACAAAATATTACTTACTATGCACACATAAAAGAGAAAATTATTATCATAAAGTTTCAAGAAAGGAAACCGCATGAAAAAACTCAATTACAACGCCATTTTATTATCGCTGTGCTGCATAACCTTGCCAGCAAGCGCAAAGGTAGACTTTTCTCCGTTTGAGTATTCTGTAAATATTGATGAAATGTTTAACGAAAAACTCACGAGATTAAGGAAATCAGCCGCTTTTTTTAATCAATCGTTTTCTAACGAAACACCAGAAAACCCAATTCCGGCCGATGTATCATTTATGATTATCGACATAAAATATACTGACGATCAGCAAGTTAAAATTTTGGAATATGGCGATGGCTGCGTCTCTGGCTTTAAAGTACTTGACCACACAATTGGCATAGGAAAAGTATGGGAAGATTTTTGGCATTATCTCAAAAAATTTAAACTCCCGATGTGGTATGCTGGCTATTACTATGGTAGAACGCCCTACATCGGCGCTCAAACTTTACAAAGATACAATGGCCAAATGGTCCCATCACTCAATCAATTAAAAGGCAATATTTTTTTCAAAGCACAAGCACGACACCGCATTAATCCTGAAGATCTTCAAAACATTCATAATTATCGAGGAATTATTGCGACCAGAGAACGCAGCACAAAAGTTATTGAAAAATTTAAAAAAACTTATCCACAGTTTCTCGTAATTAATACTGCCGCAAAAAATTTCGTCTTAAATAAAAAAGCAACTGACGATTTATTTGATGAGCCACAACTTGCTGCTTATCGACCAAAACGCGTTATCTATCCAAAAAATTACACCCCTGAATTGGCCAATAAGATTATTAATGAAATAGGGAGTAAATATTATGTCATTAAACCTATAAACTCAGGAAAAGGTAATGGCATTTTAATCATCAAAGCACGCGACCTTGATGCAACTTTAAAATTAATTTTAGATGACTATAAGCCAAGCGCCGTCAGTGAAACCTATTCCTACAATCCGTATGTTCCTTTGACCACTGGCTACTGGCGACATGACCGTAATCCAAATTTCCTGGTTGAAGAATATGTTTCTTCAAAAAATATTACCGTTAACAAAAAACCTTATGATGCAACTATGCGCATTATTTTTACGCAGCATTATCATGAAGGCAAAATTTATACCAAATTTATTAATGCTTATTGGAAACGCCCTATCAAAGCACTCAACGAAAGCGGAACTTTTAGAGAAAAACATATTTCCAAACATGCACCAAATCATTTCGAATCACTCGGGCTGGAAGTTAATGCAAACGATTTACGCGAAATTTATGATATTCTACAACCAGCACTGCCTCAAATTTATTGGAAGATGCTGACGCGATATTATAACCCACAAGAAGAAAACAACGAAGAAGCCATAAGCTAAAAAAATCTTATTCGGAAAATCCTAAAAAGAGGGGATAAGTACTGCATTTCTGCAGTACTTATCCCCTCTTTTTAGAAAAATTAGCAATTATCTTGATCACACAACGTTCTATTTTTTATCATAAAACCATGGGGATAATAATCTTTTATTTTCTTTGAAGCGGGGATAAATCATGATAATTTCGAAGCGTTTATCAATATTTTTGCTTGTTTTTATAAGTTTTATAAATGAACTTTTTGGTGGAAATATTCATGATATAAAAGACACTTGGGCGTTGCTCAAACCTGAGCATCGCATGGCGCTCTCGCCAGCATGCGGTGCCGCTAGCATTGAATTTAAATACCTCGAAAAATTGTACCACTTTGCCGATCCCAAAGATGCCACTACTAAAGTTATCAAAACTCTTTTCAAGGCCACTCAACCAACCGGCCTTACGCCACATGACCAGGTATTGTCAATACCCGTCGTTGCTCAACTTCTTAATCTACTCGAACTTAACAAAGATAAAGATGATGTAACATTGACTGCAGCACTTACTAAAGCCATGCCTTCAGGAGCTCCTGCTTCCTCAAAAAGCACTCCGCCACCTCTTCCTCTTCGGCAAAATGCCAGCCCTCTGGATCAACTTAGCTATAGTTTAAACCTTTTAAAAGCAAAACTTGTTGCCTTAGCAACAACGCTCAACACCATGCAACAACCCCTCAACAACCCGAAAAAAAATACAAAATTTGTACAAAATCTTGTTGCATCGTTACATGAATGCCGCAAAGATGCTGACAATTCAAAATTATACAGACCATACACCACACAGCACGCGCTCCTTGCATGGATTTACCAAAAAGCTCAAACAAAAAATGATTTTGCCACTTTCTTTAAAGCACTCGATCCCAGTTTTTTTGTAAAACCAATTAATTTTGATGCAGGCTGGATTGCAAACATTTTCAAAGCCGATGAATATAATTCCTTGTATGAAGACTTTAAAAATACCTTGAATGGAAAAAACGACGCAACTATTTTTCAAACCATTGGGGTAAATAAATTCGCAGCTAACGTCTTTATTGAAACAATGCTAAAAAGAACAACTCAGGACTCAAGCCTGCTGAATATCAAAAAACATTGAACGTCTCATTATGGAATAAATTTCATGATAGTAAAAACATGATTATTCCATTGCTTCTTGATATTTACTCACGCTACTCTGACGATTCTAACCTCACTGCCCCTACTCCAACCGAAAATAATGAATTTCCTTTCTTTTATTTCTGTTTTTTATCAAATCTATTTAGAAACCATAACAAAGTACCGATCATAAAAAAAATTTTAGATTTTGATCCAATACCAAAAAAAATTATCTCTTTGTTCTGCAGGTTGATTGATGCATTACCATTGCAAGAAGACGAAACCAATGAAGAACTTGTATACCAAGCAGCTATCGCATACCTGCTAAGCGAATACGATTGCTCTAAGCTTGCACACGAGCAATTAGTCAAAGACACTATAAAAAATCTGGTAAAAAAAACATTAAGTAAAAATCATGAAAAGAATAAGGCTGCTGTATTGTCTATACTTATAAAGCCATTAATAGCACTAAATCTACAAGACGAAATAACAAGCATTATAGATTTTGCAGAAAAATGCGGTAATGATAATGATCAAAAGAAAAAAAAGCTTGGCCTTGGATTACTTATGTCGTTCGCTCAAAATGACAACAACCTTGAAAAGATAACACTGTTGATCATAAATATCCTTAAAGATCACAAAAAATTGAACCAAAAATTATTCGAGCTAACATTAGGAAGTATTTATCTATTAACAGAAAAGAACAAAGCTTTGCCAATTGCTTCACTAAACCAAGCTTTCTCAATAATTTCAAAAATATATTTTGAGACCGAAGATACAGATATAGAAACATCGTGCTCAGGAACGTTAATAATGTTATTTGAGCAAAAAATAGGAGTACAAGAAGCAACTGATGTCGCAATGAAGATCATAAAAAATCACGCTTCAGAAACGGACATTGCCATTGAAAGAGCAGTTTTTCTTCTCGTACTGCTCTTTTCAGAAGGCCACGCACTAACCGAGGCCGAGGAAGCAATCAATATACTTGGAGATCAGCATCCAGAAAGTATAAGACTTCGCCAAATGATTGACAAATATAATCAACCAATCGAAGATCTTAAAACTTTGGGGCTACCAGCAAATACTCCAAAAGGTGATCCTAGTATTAAAAAAGCGTATCGTACATTGGCTATGCGATGGCACCCTGATAAAATCCAGGAAATGAAATAGAAGCTAACACAAAATTTAAAGCAATTTCTGAAGCCTATCAAAGACTCACTAAAGAAGAATCAGCAACAAATTAATAAGCAAAGAGTGCCTGCAGATTTTTGCAGGCACTCTTTGCTCTAATCAATTACAAAAATACATCACCATTAATCAAGTCAATCATTTTTTTATACAAACGCAGCATAAAAATATCAAATTGCGCTTTAACAGCGGCAAAATCTTCATCGCTGACCATGGCAGGAATCGTACCTTTTGATTTGCATCGCTGCGTTAAACTACCAAACCCACGATCAAGCGACTTGGTAGGAATTTTCCAAAAAGCATCCAGATACGTAATATGCGTTTGGCCACGATCATAATGCAACGTGAATACTAAACGCATAGTTGGATCAAAATCAGCACCATCAATCGTCATGGTATTTGATGGACAATATTCTTCAACCAAAAAATGATACTTGCCCGTCGTATGCCAATAATTAAAAAGCTCACGATCGTTACTATATATTTTTTGATTTTTTGGTTCTTGCAAACTGTTTTTATCAAGCATGCACTGCAAAACCGTATCCAAATCTTGTTGGTCGGCCATGATTATACCGCGGCCTTTAAAATCATTCAGCGGCTTAATAACATAGCGCTCACATTGCAATGCTTCATGAATTTTTTGTGCCAAATCTGTAGAATATTCTTTGGTACATAAAACAAATTTTGGCTTGTAAGGCGCAAACTCTTTATCTAAAAATAAAATATTAGTTAAATATTTACTATTCACAAAAGGCGCTACAGCAGCTCCTAAAACTAATAAATCTTCATTATTATTTTTGAACGCTAAAATATGCGAACCAGAAGCATCTATATGCCGAAACATTAACAAACCAGCATGATCTGACAAAACAGCAGAATGTTTTCTTCTTCGCAAATTTCTAAAAGCAGGAACATTTGCAAGATCAGCAGTTCTTCCCATCGTCTTACCGCCCAATGCTAACAATTGAGCATTACGAATTTCCTGACGGTCTTCAGCACTAAATATGCCGGGACCAATATAATAAGGTGGTAGGTTAAATTGCTTAAAATAATTCCAAAAAAGCTGCCACATCGCTCCCTTGCCATGCATTGCATCATGACCTTTGTAGCGAGAACGCATCCCCTCGCCAAATTCACAAATTTTTACCTTGCCATCTTTCAATCTTAAATCAGCAATCAGCCACGAGATATCAGACTTTATATCAACTCGATAAGCTGCAAACTTGCTCTGCAATTTAGCAAGCAAACCACTTTGTAGTGACGGCTCAATATCCGCAGAAACCGACCCCGCCAACACAATAATACCGACTAAAAAACTCGTTGTTTTTCTCATGACCTTGTTCTCCTTTTTTTTAGAAAACTAACTACACTTCTGCAGCCAGTTATAGCACAAAAAAATCATCATGTAAGAACGCAAAATATTTCTTGATCATCAGCGTAAAAGGCGTTACGCTCCTGAACTATGCACTACTATTTAAACCTTTTAGGAGAGAGGAAAACATATGAAGGCGCGCATCATAATATTAAGTCTTTTTTTATTGACAGCTTCACACAATGTCTTTGGCATCACCATTGATCTTGCGCAAAAAACTACACAAAAACCCTACCAAGCAACATGCTTTTTACTCAAAGAAAATTTTACTAAAGATGCGGCTCTTTTAGCAGCAGAAGAAAGTTTGCAATTACAAGCGTTGCTTGGCAGCGACCTTGGAACATTGCTCAATTCGTTAGAATTTAAAGGTGCTGCTGGCACTATTCATTGCATCCCAGCACCCGTCAATAATGCTCTTCATTATTTTATTTTTGCCGGCACCGGCGTTGACGAGCAAAATGAACAAAGCATGGAAAACATGCGACGCGCTACCGGAAAAATTGTTAACGAACTCAAAACAAAAAAGATTCCTAACGCCATTCTGCACATGCCAGAAGATGCCTCAGCAGAACTTACAAAACAAGTAACAATAGCAGCACTCTTAACTGATTATCAATACAGCGATTTCAAAAGCGATTACAAACATATTGACCATGTACTCACACTCGTACAAGAAAACGCTGGCGATGAAACAGCCACCGCCGTGTGGCAAGGCACCGTTATTGGCGACATGACCAACACCATTCGTCGCTGGTCAGATGGCCCACCAAACATTGTAACGCCAAATTTTTTGGCAGAACAAGCAAAAAAACTTTCTGCTGAGCATGACTGCATTTGCACTGTCTTTGATCGCGCACAAGCGGAAGAACTCGGCCTCAATGGTTTTGTTGCTGTTGGCAAAGGATCAGCATCAGAAGAACGTTTTATTATTGTTGAATATCACACACCAGATCCTGATGCACCAACTATTGCATTGGTCGGCAAAGGCGTGGTATTTGATACCGGCGGCGTTAATTTAAAAACTGAAGCCGGCATGATTGGCATGAAATACGACATGTGCGGTGCTGCTGCAGTGCTGGGCACCGTTTTTACGATTGCCCAACTCAAACCAAATATTAACGTTATCGCTATCGCACCAGCAGTAGAAAATAAAACGGGCTGCCAAGCATATCGCCCACAAGATATCATCACATTTTTTAACGGCAAGCACGGCGAAATTTTAAATACCGATGCCGAAGGCCGCGTAATCTTGGCTGACGCGTTAAGTTATGCAGAAAAAATTTACAAGCCAGATGCCATTATCGACGTTGCCACGTTGACCGGCGCCTGCGTCATGGCTCTCGGCCATTATTTTTCAGGCATGATGAGCCGCAACCAAGATTTGAAAGATCAACTGTTTAACGCCGCAAAAAACTCTGGCGAACGACTTTGGGAACTACCAATGTGCGATGATTTCAAAAAAAGTTTAGAATCACCCTACGCTGATTTTGCACATTTGGCAGGATCTGCTACCGGCGCTGGTGCTATTACCGCCGCCCACTTTTTAGAAAACTTTGTTGAAAATACGCCGTGGGCGCATCTTGACATTGCTGGAACCTCGAATAAAGTTGAAAATGTCAGCTACTTAAACAGCAAATTGGCAACCGGTGTTGGCGTTCGTTTGTTAACTGATCTTGTTTTAAATTATCAAAAATAACTCAAAAGGAGCCCATATATGAAAAATAAGTTGTTCAAAAAATTACTTACGGTAGGCTTATGTTGTACAGTGTTTTCAAGTTGCAGTAACAAAAACATTGAACAGTCAACGACAACAACATCAAAATTAACTGAGCAGGAAACAAAGGCTCAGGCAACAACAAAGGGAAGCCCCGTGGTAACATTAGATTCAGGATTAAAGTACGAAATCATAACAGCTGCACCCGACAACGCTGCAAAGCCAACCAAAGGCCAAGAAGTGGTTGTTCATTACACCGGCTGGTTAGACAATAACGGCCAAAAAGGCACTAAGTTTGATAGCAGCGTTGATCGCGGCCAAGAATTTAGATTTGTCGTTGGTATCGGCCAAGTTATTCAAGGCTGGGATCAAACACTTCTTGATATGAAGGTTGGCGAAAAACGCCTTGTTTCAATTCCTGCACATTTGGCTTATGGGACTCGTGGTGCTGGCAATGTAATCCCACCAAATGCAACCTTACTTTTTGAAGTAGAATTGCGCAAAATAGCTTAAAACGCTTATTCGTAGATTTTAAAAAGGGCCATACGGTTTTTCCGTATAGCCCTTTTAGCTTTATTTTAGCCAAAATGCGCCAAATTTAACGCCTTGCGTTAATCAACAAATATGTTATAATTACAATATGAAAAATAAAAATTGGTGTTTTGACCACCTTGCTTTGTCAAAAAAAATTGCGGGGGACCTCCACGGGGTTTTCTCTCTTTGTTGCGCGTATATGTATGCCTCATATAGCTATCGTTTTTATACAAACGCTGGGGATTCTTTGCACGCACTCATAGTTACTTAATTTAGATTTAAAATTTTGAGACGTACTCCCCAGCCTAAAAAGCTGGGGATTTTTTTTGTTCTTTTTTTATTACTACTTTTATCCAAGGACCAATTATGAAAATTCAAAAAATGTTACTGTTAACAACCGGCACTCTCATGCTGGTCGGCGCTCTTTTTGCATTCAAACATCTACGCAAACAACCAACACATCAATTTACCGTTGGCATTTTGCAAACAGCTTCCCACCCAGCTCTTGATGCGGTACGAGAAGGCTTTAAAAAACAAGCTCTGGCAAAACTGGGCGATGTTGGTTTTATTGAACAAAATGCACAAGGCTCAACCAGCAACGCGCACATGATTGCACAAAGCTTCAATCAAAATCAATCGATCGATCTAGTACTCGCTATTGCCACACCAGCAGCACAAGCAATGGCTTCCCTCAATTCATCAAAGCCAATCGTTTTTGCCGCGGTTACTGACCCAACGGCAGCAGGACTTACGGGGCAAAATATCTGTGGCGCAACCGATAGTATCAACGTTGCTCAGCAATGCGCATTGATTCGTGAGCTCACACCAAACGCAAAAACCGTCGCGTTACTTTTCAACAAGGGCGAAGTTAATGCAACCAGCATGGTAGCACAGATGGAACCAGAACTTAAAAAATTAGGTCTCACCACAATCCAATGCTGCGTTACCAACGAATCAGAAATACCAGCCGCTGTTGCCTCAGCATGTGGCAAGGCAGAGGTTATTCTTGCGCCAATTGATAACACAGTTGCCAGCACAATCGATTTTATAGCGCCAATGGCACGATCAAGACAAATCCCACTCTTTGTC includes these proteins:
- a CDS encoding FKBP-type peptidyl-prolyl cis-trans isomerase yields the protein MKNKLFKKLLTVGLCCTVFSSCSNKNIEQSTTTTSKLTEQETKAQATTKGSPVVTLDSGLKYEIITAAPDNAAKPTKGQEVVVHYTGWLDNNGQKGTKFDSSVDRGQEFRFVVGIGQVIQGWDQTLLDMKVGEKRLVSIPAHLAYGTRGAGNVIPPNATLLFEVELRKIA
- a CDS encoding ABC transporter substrate-binding protein, which produces MKIQKMLLLTTGTLMLVGALFAFKHLRKQPTHQFTVGILQTASHPALDAVREGFKKQALAKLGDVGFIEQNAQGSTSNAHMIAQSFNQNQSIDLVLAIATPAAQAMASLNSSKPIVFAAVTDPTAAGLTGQNICGATDSINVAQQCALIRELTPNAKTVALLFNKGEVNATSMVAQMEPELKKLGLTTIQCCVTNESEIPAAVASACGKAEVILAPIDNTVASTIDFIAPMARSRQIPLFVSDNLLVQRGALAARGVDYFTSGMTAADLARHILIEHQKPSALKTITPECNTVFVNKDTAHACELTVPQNFGDDVQVRTVYDE
- a CDS encoding leucyl aminopeptidase — encoded protein: MKARIIILSLFLLTASHNVFGITIDLAQKTTQKPYQATCFLLKENFTKDAALLAAEESLQLQALLGSDLGTLLNSLEFKGAAGTIHCIPAPVNNALHYFIFAGTGVDEQNEQSMENMRRATGKIVNELKTKKIPNAILHMPEDASAELTKQVTIAALLTDYQYSDFKSDYKHIDHVLTLVQENAGDETATAVWQGTVIGDMTNTIRRWSDGPPNIVTPNFLAEQAKKLSAEHDCICTVFDRAQAEELGLNGFVAVGKGSASEERFIIVEYHTPDPDAPTIALVGKGVVFDTGGVNLKTEAGMIGMKYDMCGAAAVLGTVFTIAQLKPNINVIAIAPAVENKTGCQAYRPQDIITFFNGKHGEILNTDAEGRVILADALSYAEKIYKPDAIIDVATLTGACVMALGHYFSGMMSRNQDLKDQLFNAAKNSGERLWELPMCDDFKKSLESPYADFAHLAGSATGAGAITAAHFLENFVENTPWAHLDIAGTSNKVENVSYLNSKLATGVGVRLLTDLVLNYQK
- a CDS encoding J domain-containing protein, whose amino-acid sequence is MIIPLLLDIYSRYSDDSNLTAPTPTENNEFPFFYFCFLSNLFRNHNKVPIIKKILDFDPIPKKIISLFCRLIDALPLQEDETNEELVYQAAIAYLLSEYDCSKLAHEQLVKDTIKNLVKKTLSKNHEKNKAAVLSILIKPLIALNLQDEITSIIDFAEKCGNDNDQKKKKLGLGLLMSFAQNDNNLEKITLLIINILKDHKKLNQKLFELTLGSIYLLTEKNKALPIASLNQAFSIISKIYFETEDTDIETSCSGTLIMLFEQKIGVQEATDVAMKIIKNHASETDIAIERAVFLLVLLFSEGHALTEAEEAINILGDQHPESIRLRQMIDKYNQPIEDLKTLGLPANTPKGDPSIKKAYRTLAMRWHPDKIQEMK